In the genome of Ensifer adhaerens, one region contains:
- a CDS encoding ElaA protein yields MTAASYSVEIKDMGGFSAHELYALLKLRVDVFVVEQNCPYPELDGKDDQALHLMLKRGSEIIAAARIFPPHDDKPAKIGRVVVSPAHRGERLGAALMREALDACAERFPEAPVFLSAQAHLQRFYGSFGFKPVTDEYLEDGIPHVDMLKDG; encoded by the coding sequence ATGACAGCTGCGAGCTACAGCGTCGAGATCAAGGACATGGGCGGATTTTCCGCCCATGAACTTTATGCGCTCCTGAAACTGCGCGTCGATGTCTTCGTGGTCGAGCAGAACTGCCCCTACCCCGAGCTCGACGGCAAGGACGATCAGGCGCTGCACCTGATGCTGAAACGCGGCAGTGAGATCATCGCCGCCGCCCGCATCTTCCCGCCGCATGACGACAAGCCCGCCAAGATCGGCCGCGTCGTCGTCTCCCCCGCCCATCGCGGCGAACGGCTGGGAGCGGCGTTGATGCGGGAGGCGCTGGATGCCTGCGCGGAGCGGTTTCCGGAAGCACCCGTTTTCCTGTCTGCGCAAGCCCATCTGCAACGCTTCTACGGCAGCTTCGGCTTCAAACCGGTCACGGACGAATATCTCGAAGACGGCATTCCGCATGTGGACATGCTGAAGGACGGCTGA